One genomic segment of Musa acuminata AAA Group cultivar baxijiao chromosome BXJ3-3, Cavendish_Baxijiao_AAA, whole genome shotgun sequence includes these proteins:
- the LOC103977401 gene encoding (R)-mandelonitrile lyase-like, which translates to MGRKPSLPIAALLLFLSLPSLQGYAGFTCDATVFPKEAEYDYIIVGGGTAGCPLAATLSESHRVLVLERGGAPGEFPSLAGQDGFLRTLVNTDARDSPAQTFISDEGVPNARGRVLGGSSAINAGFYSRAHPSFFDGGDAGGTVAAWNIGLVNESFEWVEREVAFRPVLRSWQAAVRDGLLEAGATPYNGFTVEHVVGTKIGAATFDSHGRRHSAADLLRFANPTNIKVAIRATVHRILLNPVLPGSLSLSLSLSLSGSYRCLSDLASMVLGRRYWFGSCDQPSSPPFPLLGSSGRSRPKDQVMAAGVVYRDGMGRHHRAKTRPGGEVILSAGALGSPQLLLLSGIGPRPYLSAWGIPVALHHPSVGRHMYDNPRNSISFIPAVPVDDSLIQVVGIPGADASFVEAASNIVPFHSPAPYVFLHQSASPLFVAVATLMEKVPGPASEGSLRLASLDARDNPLVRFNYFSRPEDLARCVAGVRRLGDVLYGRSMKEFRVGATGLRGGRAGRRDTRFVGPALPANMSDDAAVAAFCRRSVSTLWHYHGGCASGKVVDGDFRVMGAAALRVVDGSTFRVSPGTNPQATVMMMGRYVGLKMLQEREE; encoded by the exons ATGGGCAGGAAACCCTCCCTCCCCATCGcagcccttctcctcttcctctctctgcCTTCACTCCAAG GTTACGCGGGCTTCACCTGCGACGCCACCGTGTTCCCGAAGGAGGCCGAGTACGACTACATCATCGTCGGCGGCGGCACTGCTGGCTGCCCGCTCGCCGCCACCCTCTCCGAATCACACCGCGTCCTCGTCCTCGAACGTGGGGGCGCCCCGGGCGAGTTCCCTTCCCTGGCGGGCCAAGATGGATTCCTCCGGACCCTGGTGAACACGGACGCCCGGGACTCGCCCGCCCAGACCTTCATCTCCGACGAGGGCGTCCCCAACGCCCGCGGCCGGGTCCTCGGCGGCAGCAGCGCCATCAACGCCGGATTCTACAGCCGCGCCCATCCGTCCTTCTTCGACGGCGGCGACGCCGGCGGCACGGTCGCCGCATGGAACATTGGCCTGGTGAACGAGTCGTTCGAGTGGGTCGAACGGGAGGTGGCCTTCCGCCCGGTGCTCCGGAGTTGGCAGGCGGCGGTCCGCGATGGGCTGCTCGAGGCAGGCGCGACGCCCTACAACGGATTCACCGTCGAGCACGTGGTGGGCACCAAGATCGGCGCCGCCACCTTCGATTCCCACGGCCGCCGCCACAGCGCCGCCGACCTCCTCAGGTTCGCCAACCCCACCAACATAAAGGTGGCGATCCGGGCCACCGTCCACCGGATCTTGCTCAACCCAGTCTTGcccggttctctctctctctctctctctctctctctctctggaagcTATCGATGCCTGTCTGATCTCGCTAGCATGGTTCTTGGCCGTAGATACTGGTTTGGCTCTTGTGATCAACCTTCATCACCTCCATTTCCCCTTTTAGGTTCGAGCGGACGATCGCGGCCCAAGGACCAGGTGATGGCGGCCGGAGTGGTGTACCGCGACGGCATGGGGCGCCACCACCGCGCGAAGACCCGCCCGGGAGGCGAGGTGATCCTCTCTGCCGGAGCCCTCGGCAGCCCCCAGCTGCTGCTGCTCAGCGGCATCGGGCCGCGGCCATACCTGTCGGCGTGGGGCATCCCGGTGGCCCTCCACCACCCGAGCGTGGGGCGGCACATGTACGACAATCCCCGTAACAGTATCTCCTTCATTCCCGCCGTCCCCGTCGACGACTCCCTCATCCAGGTCGTCGGCATCCCGGGCGCCGACGCCTCCTTCGTCGAGGCCGCGTCGAACATAGTCCCCTTCCACTCCCCGGCCCCCTACGTCTTCCTCCACCAGTCCGCCTCCCCTCTCTTCGTGGCCGTCGCCACCCTCATGGAGAAGGTCCCTGGCCCCGCGTCCGAGGGCTCCCTCCGGCTCGCCTCCCTCGACGCCAGGGACAACCCCCTGGTCCGATTCAACTACTTCTCCAGGCCGGAGGACCTGGCGCGGTGCGTGGCCGGGGTGCGGCGGCTCGGGGACGTCCTCTACGGTAGGTCGATGAAGGAGTTCCGGGTGGGAGCCACAGGGTTGCGGGGAGGGAGGGCGGGACGGAGGGACACACGGTTCGTGGGCCCAGCGTTGCCGGCCAACATGTCGGACGACGCCGCGGTGGCGGCGTTCTGTAGGAGGTCGGTGTCGACGCTCTGGCACTACCATGGCGGGTGCGCGTCGGGGAAGGTGGTGGACGGGGACTTCCGGGTGATGGGGGCGGCGGCTCTCCGGGTGGTGGATGGCTCCACCTTCAGGGTCTCGCCGGGGACCAATCCCCAAGCCACCGTGATGATGATGGGCAGGTACGTGGGGCTGAAGATGTTGCAGGAGAGGGAGGAATAG
- the LOC135632842 gene encoding squamosa promoter-binding-like protein 10, producing MMNRSSSAEAYFAPSMMSFVGLEGSSLKHQTWDWETSSIDANTTTPVTTSNLQSHPFFPNVPLLDCTPPPLLPMTNSFPFYSAPPLPEYPVGLIKREDGVGGRIGLNLGRRTYFSSGESLTTRGVYSLSHRPPRCQAEGCRTDLSGAKHYHRRHRVCEFHSKATVVVVGGSQQRFCQQCSR from the coding sequence ATGATGAACAGATCCAGCTCTGCTGAGGCCTACTTTGCCCCTTCCATGATGTCCTTTGTTGGGCTGGAAGGCAGCAGCCTAAAGCACCAAACTTGGGATTGGGAGACCAGCTCCATCGACGCCAACACCACCACCCCAGTCACCACCAGCAACCTCCAAAGCCATCCATTCTTCCCCAACGTGCCCTTACTGGACTGCACCCCGCCTCCTTTGCTCCCCATGACGAACAGCTTCCCCTTTTACTCGGCGCCGCCCCTGCCCGAATACCCCGTGGGGCTCATCAAGAGGGAAGACGGCGTCGGTGGCCGTATCGGGCTAAATTTGGGCCGCAGGACCTACTTCTCGTCCGGCGAGTCGCTCACGACGAGAGGGGTGTATTCATTGAGCCACCGGCCACCGCGGTGCCAGGCCGAGGGGTGCAGGACCGACCTCTCCGGAGCGAAACACTACCACCGCCGCCACAGGGTATGCGAGTTCCACTCCAAGGCCACTGTCGTCGTCGTCGGCGGGTCGCAGCAGCGCTTCTGCCAGCAGTGCAGCAGGTAA